TATTACCGTCTGGCGGATGCCGGAACGCCGCTCTTTTTCCTTTTCCGGCTTCCTTAATTCCTTGTCATTGAGGATCTTCATGACCGCATCGACCGTTTCCTTCACCTGATCGGTCGGTTCGCCTGCCTTTGCACTGAGAGGGAAGCAGGCCAGAGAGAGTCCTGCAATGAAGGCCACAAGGGCCAGGGAGAGCCTGTTTTTTTTCATGAATGCTATACCTTTCCGAATACGAATTTTGAGATCAATTCCTCGATATCAACGGCAGATTCCGTGTCCCTGATCTTCCCGCCGGTTGGGAGGATTTTGTCCGAGCCGCCCGGAGTTATCTGGATGAACTTCTCGCCGATCAGCCCCTTTGTTTTTATGGAGGCAATTGCGTCGTCATGGACCTTTACGCTGTCATCAAGGGTGAGTTCCAGTAATGCCGTATTATTGCTCAGACGTATATTTTTTATCGAGCCCACTTCAACCCCGGCTATCTCGACAACCGCTCCGGGCTTTATGCCGCCGGCCTTTTCGAACTCGGCGAGGAGAGTATATCCTCTTTTGCCGGTGAGGTCCAGGTTGCCGAGCTTCACGGAAAGATACCCGACTGAAAGAATTCCTATCAGCAGAAAGATGCCCACTGCAAGTTCAAGATCGAATTTTTTCATCGTTGTTCTCCTCAGGATATGATATCGATAGGCCCTTCGAGCGAGCCGGTGATGAACTGTTTTACGACAGGATTGGTCGAGTTCCTGATCTCATCAGGAGTCCCTGCCTGTTCAATGATCCCATTATGCAGCACGGCTACCTTGTCGACGATCCCGAAGATGCCGGGAACCTCGTGGCTTATGATCACTGCCGTAAAACCGTATTTATCATGTGTTGTTTTTATGAGCTTATGGATCGAACTGGTGATGACCGGATCGAGGCCGGTCGTCGGTTCGTCAAAGATCACCAGGGAAGGTTCTGTTATGAGTGCCCGCGCAAGGGCCGCACGTTTTTTCATGCCTCCACTCAATTCTTCCGGAAATTTGTTTCCCCGGTCTCCCAGGCCTACGTCCTCAAGCGCACGCATGACCCTTTCCTGTATCTCAGCTTTCCTCATGCTGGTCTTTTCTTTCAGGGGAAAGGCTACATTTTCTGCCACGGTCATGGAATCGAACAATGCCCCCCCCTGGAAAAGAACACCGAGTTTTTCCCGTATCCGGTCAAGCTCAGCCAGCGGGAGTTTTGTGATATCGATGCCGTCTATCAGGACCTGCCCTGCATCCGGCCTGAGAAGACCCATAATGTGCTTGACCAGGACGCTCTTGCCGCATCCGCTCTTGCCCACGACCGTAACGATCTTGCCGGTCGGGATGAGCAGGTCTGCGCCTTTCAGCACGTTCTGACCCTTAAACGATTTATAAAGACCGATGAGTTCGATCATATCTCTTCCCTATTCGTTCCCTCTGTCCTCTATATCAGAAATGATCCGAGTGAATAGTCCCATATGAGGATCAATATGGATGACAGAACAACTGCCTCGGTCGTTGCCTTGCTCACGCCTGCAGCCCCAAAGCCTGAGTTGAAACCCTTATAGCAGGAGATCCACGAAACAATGAGACCGAAGCTGACGGATTTATAGAACCCCAGGAGGACGTCTTTCATCTCAACATAATCTTCCATGAGAGAAAAATACGTGCCGCCGCTGATACCCAGAAGCTTTACCCCGACAAGGTATCCCCCATAAATGCCGATAACGTCGAATATCGCCGTGATAAGGGGGAAGACGATCAATGCCGCAGTGATATTCGGAACGATCAGATACCGGATCGGGTTGAGGGCCATGGCGGTGAGCGCATCGATCTGCTCTGAAATTCTCATCATGCCCAGTTCAGCCGTAAGAGCTGAGCCGGCTCTGCCGGTCACCATGAGCGCTGAGAGTACAGGGCCCAGTTCGCGGATAAGACTGAGCGCTATGCCGGGGCCCAGAAGGGCTTCGGAGCCGAATTTTCTGAGAATGTAATACAGCTGAAGAGCCAGCACCATGCCGGTAAAAGACCCTGTCAGAAGGATGACGAGCATGGATTTGTTCCCGAAGAAGCGCATCTGGCGCAGCAGCTGTTTGAACTTAAAGGGAGGCTTGAATATCATCTTGAGAGCGCTCAGGAGGAAAAGGAACATCCTGCCCATTTCTCTGAGCGTCGATAACGCATATCTGCCGGCCATCCTCAATAAATTCGCCATATTAACGCTTTATTATACAGGAAGGTGGCAAAAAGTTGTCGTCAGAATAACGGGCTCTGCAACCGATCTTTCATGCCGCCAGACACCGGAAGCTTGCTCCCGTTTGTCCCGGTATACTATTCTTTAAGCTGGCGGATCGTGCAATATTCCGATGTCGTCAGGGGGGCAGGTTATCGCATGAATAATGATCAGATAAAAAAAATCATTCAGGCTGTGCAGAAGGGTGAACTGGCTGTAGAAGAGGCTGTAAGGAAGATGCAGCATCTCCCCTATGAAGATATCTCCTTTGCCAGGGTCGATCATCACCGCCACCTGAGGCAGGGTGTGCCTGAGGTGATCTTCGCTTCCGGCAAGACCGAAAAGCAGGTGATCGAAATAGCGCGGACCATGTATAAGAAGAGCAGAAGTTTTTTGATCACCAGGGCAACAGAGAAGATATACAGGTCTCTGAAGATCAAGGGCGCTTCTTTTCATGCCCTGTCAGGCGTGATCTCCATTGGCGGGCAAAAGAAGAAGACCGGTAATGTGCTTGTCCTCACTGCCGGGACCTCGGATATCCCTGTTGCTGAAGAGGCTGCAGTTACTGCAGCATTCCTTGGAAGCAGCGTAACTACCGTCTATGATGTTGGTGTTGCCGGCCTTCATCGTCTGATGGACAGAAAAGAAGAACTCGGAAAAGCGCGGGTGATCATCATTGTTGCCGGCATGGAGGGTGCGCTTCCTTCTGTTGTCGGCGGCATGACAGACCGGCCGATCATTGCAGTGCCTACATCAATCGGTTATGGCACCAGTTTCAATGGCCTTACCGCGCTTTTTGCGATGCTGAACTCCTGTGTTCCCGGCATTGCAGTGGTGAACATAGACAACGGCTTTGGCGCCGGCTGCCTTGGGCATAAGATAAATACCATTCGTTGATTGTAAGGTTTCAGTGGATGCGGTAACATAACGCACCCTACACCTGCTTAAGGCACCTACTGTTTGGCTCTTACCTCAAGAGGGGGTTTATTCCTCCCCTTAAGATAAGGGGAGGCGAGGAGGGGTTATGATTCTTCCGCGCTTTGCTGAAGAGTTACCTTTGATTCCCAAGCATGCCGGATCGGGAAACGAAAATCCCCTCTGCTTTTATGGCCGGAACCTCTCTACCTCAAAAGGCATGCCAGAGTTTATATCGATACCCAAGTGACTATTTACTTCGACCTTGCATAGTCGATCATCCCTTGAAAATCAATGACAACTGCTTCCTCGTCTCCTACGACCCAAGCGTCATGACCAGAGGGGAGTAAGGAAACATCACCAGCCCTACACTCGATCTCTGATCCATCATCCATTCGAATCATTAGCACACCCGAAACGTGATACTGGAAATGTGGTGCTTCGCAACTCTCTGTTTTAGCCAACGGCTTTACTGAAGTTGACCATCTCCAGCCGGGCTCAAAGACTGCACGACCCACGGTCGCCCCACCAATGTTAATAAGCTCCACTTTTCCCTTTGGGAAGTCGCGTACTTCATCCGGCTTATTAAAACTTTTTAATTCGGCTTTCTCTTCCATATGCACCTCCTAAGTAGTAATGTACATTTTATCACAGATAAGATATCATGCAATTACAAGCTTGTAGCGTGTAGCGCCTGCTGAGCTCTCAATACGACATTCTGATCCTTCATTAACCAGCGGCCGTTAAACTGAATGGTGTTATCTGGAGAATCAGATCGATTTCTGATTGCCCACGCCCATTGAGTGACTGTCACGTGTGCCTGAGTCAAATTGACATTATCTTTTCTGCTCCACTATACTTTAATCAACCCTTGGGGGAGGCTGCTGAGGCCTGAGAGTCTCTCGATAAAACGGGAGAGACCCCTTGTACCTGATACGGATAATTCCGACGGAGGAAACAGGGAATTGATCAGAAAAGGCAACCGTATCCTGAAAGGGATGCGGTTTTTTGTTTTATGAAACTGAAAATTAACGGCGAAGACAGAGACAATATCAGCGCTCAAACAGTGCAGGAACTGCTTGAAGACCTGAAGATCACAGTCGGCAGGGTGGCTGTTGAGGTAAACATGGTCATAGTAAGAAGAACGGAATATGAGCAGTTCAGGCTCAATGACGGAGACGTGGTCGAGATCGTTAACTTTGTTGGCGGGGGATGAGGTTGTTCAAAGTTCCGAGTTTGTCATTCTCTCGAAAATACCCCTCACCCAACCCTCTCCCCCAAGGGGCGAGGGACCAAATGTTTCCCTCCCTTGAGGGGAGGGATTAAGGGCGGGTGAAAGTAAAGAAGGATTCCGAATACCCAGACTTCGATCAAGCTATCCGGAATGACTGAATAGGCTGATGTGTAGAATTACGTTCAATCTCATTATCAGAATGTGGAACTTTGAATATTGAACGAAGTTTACGGAGGAAATATGGAAGATACGCTTATCATTAGAGGGATAGAGTTCAAGTCCCGGCTCTGGGTAGGGACAGGAAAATACAAGGATTTTGAGGAGACGAAGAAAGCTATCGAGGCATCGGGCGCTGATGTGGTGACTGTAGCAGTCAGGCGCACGAATATCACGGACAGGAAGTCTGAGAACCTTCTCGATTTCCTCGATCCGAAGAAATACAAGATCCTTCCTAACACTGCGGGCTGTTATACGGTCGAGGATGCGCTCAGGTATTCGCGGCTTGCGCGCGAGGCAGGGGTGTCTGACCTTATCAAGATCGAGGTGATTGGCGACGAAAAGACACTTTTCCCTGATGTGATCGGCCTTCTGAAGGCGACCGAGATCCTTGCAAAGGAAGGGTTTATCGTGTTCCCTTATACGAACGATGATCCGATCATGGCAAAAAGGCTTGTTGATGCAGGCGCTGCTGCGGTCATGCCGCTTGCTGCGCCGATCGGCTCAGGTCTCGGGATCAGGAACCCTTACAATCTCAAAATTATTCTTGAGCAGGCAACCGTCCCGATCATTGTGGACGCAGGAGTGGGAACAGCATCCGATGTTGCATTTGCCATGGAACTGGGCTGCGATGCAGTTCTGCTGAACACGGCAATAGCAGGCGCAAAGGACCCGATCGCCATGGCATCGGCCATGAAGTATGGGGTGATCGCCGGCCGGCTTGCATACAAGGCAGGCAGGATCCCGCGGAAACTCTATGCAACAGCAAGCAGCCCCTTTGACGGCATGCTGTAAAGATAGTGATGCGTGATCAGTAATGAGTGTTGATTGGTGAGTAAAGCAGCTGTTGATAAAGAGCCCCTCCTTACCAAGGAGGGGTGCGGGGAGGTTATGATGGTTATTTATTCATACCCCACCCGACCTCCCCTTGTAAAGGGGAGGAGTCAGCACGTGTGTAAGTTGTAATGGCGACACCCGATTTCAGGTTGTATCTCATAACCGACAGAAAGTTATTCGGCTCTTCAGACGCGATGCTGGACGCCATTGAAAAGGCCCTCCGGGGCGGCGTGAAAGCTGTTCAGCTGAGGGAAAAGGACCTTGGGATCAGGGAACTTCTTGATCTGGCATACAGGATGAGGGCACTGACCGCGAGATACGGTGCAAAGCTCTTTATCAATGACCGGGTCGATATTGCGCTGGCTGTTGATGCGGACGGCGTGCATCTCAGCCGGACGAGCATACCGGTGCAGGCAGCCCGCAAGGCATCTGGCGAAAGATTGATGATCGGTGTTTCAACGCATGGAGTACAAGAGGCTCAGCAGGCCGAGGCAGATGGCGCCGATCTTATAACACTGGGGCCGGTGTACGAAACGCCTTCAAAAATGCAGTACGGCATGCCGATCGGCATTCATCTGCTGAACGAAGCGGCAAGAAATTGCAATATACCGGTCTTTGCGATAGGCGGCATAACGATCGGACGAATAGAGGAAGTATTGAGACAGGGAGCATTCGGGGCAGCGCTCATATCAGCTGTCCTGACGGCTGAGGATATTCAAAAAACCACAGAGGAGTTTATAAGGAAACTATCATGACAAGACTTGAATTAGCCAAAAAAGGGACGATCACTGATGAGGTGAAGCTCGTTGCTGCTTCCGAAGGATTGACCGCTGAGCAGCTTTCAGCAGATATCGCATCCGGCGTGAGCGTTATCCCGATCAACCGGAATCACGCGATAACGCCTATCGGCATCGGCAGGATGATGCGCACCAAGATCAATGCAAACATCGGAACGTCAAAGGACAGGATCTCGATCGAGGAAGAGATGGAGAAACTCGCAGTGCTGGTGAAGTATGGCGCTGATGCGGTGATGGACCTTTCCACCGGAGGACCGATCAAAGAGCTGAGGCAGATGATGCTGAAAAGGTCCCCTGTGGCAGTGGGAACCGTGCCTATTTACGAGACGATCGTGAGGACCGTTGCACAGAAAGGTTCGATTGCGAAGATGACAGCAGACGACCTTTTCGCCGTTATCGAGGAGCATGCTGCAGACGGCGTTGATTTTGTCACGGCACATGCAGGCCTTACCATGAAAGCGATCGAGCGGCTGAAGAACGAAGGCAGGATCCTTGACGTGGTGAGCAGGGGAGGCTCCTTCCTTGTTGAGTGGATCATCTACAATGAGAAAGAAAATCCTCTGTATGAGCAGTATGACAGGCTGTGCGATATTGCATACAAGTATGATATGACCCTGAGCCTTGGTGACGGCATGCGGCCGGGATGTCTTGCTGATGCGACTGACCGCACCCAGCTTGAGGAGTTGCTTACGTTGGGCGAGCTGCGCGACAGGGCAGTAGAGAGGAACGTGCAGGTCATTATCGAAGGGCCGGGCCATGTGCCGCTCAATCAGGTGGAGCTGAACGTAAAGATCGAAAAAGAGATCTGCAAGGGCGCGCCTTTTTATGTGCTCGGTCCGCTGGTAACTGACATAGGCATGGGGTACGACCACATTACTGCTGCTATTGGCGGGGCCGTAGCCGGAGCAGCAGGAGCGGACTTTCTCTGCTATGTGACGCCCTCTGAGCATATCAGGCTTCCGACCATAGAGGATGTGAAAGAAGGCGTTATCGTATCAAAGCTTGCGGCACATGCTGCTGACATTGCCAAAGGCATTAAAGGCGCTATGGATGCTGATATGAAGATGGCAAGGGCGCGGAAGGCATTGGACTGGAACGGCCAGATAGCCTGCAGCCTGAACCCTGACAAGGTGAGAGAGTGGAGGGCTGAGGTCCCGCCTACAGAAACTGAGGTATGCAGTATGTGCGGAGAGTTCTGCGCCATCAGAACAGTTGAAAGGGCGCTGCACAAGAAGAGTTAATTCGTGAAAGCGCGAAGCGTTTATGCGTGAGACAGCAAGAAGATGAAGGCGGTGGCGGCCATACTGCTGATCGGACCTACGGGTTCGGGGAAGACCCCCTTGGGCAGTTGTATCGATCAGCTCGGCATAACTGGCCGTAAATGTCATCACTTTGATTTCGGTCATGAGCTGCGGTCCATTGCAAATGCAGAAAATCTTCCTGAAGGTTTTACTGAGACCGAACATCAATTCCTGAAAGATGTACTGGTCAAGGGGCTTCTTCTTGAAGACCGGCATTTTCCTCTTGCAAAGAAGATCGTCAGGGATTTTCTTGCCAAACGCTGTTTCAAAGAAACCGATATGCTTATCCTCAATGGTCTTCCCCGCCACATTGGACAGGCGCGGGACATGGAAGAACTGGTGAATGTTACCTCACTGCTTGTTCTTGAGTGTGCAGATGACGACGTATCTGAGAGGATCAGCCGGAACACGGGAGGCGACAGGACTGATCGCATTGATGACGCTGACGAGATGATCAGGAGGAAGCTCGAGACATTCCATAGCCGCACATCACCGCTTATCGCTTACTATGCCGAACAGGGCATCAGGTTCATAACAATACCGGTGCATGCCTCATCAACTGCTGAATCTGTATATTCCCGATTTATCTCTCTGCTTGCACGATAACTGTTTTTGTCTGATCAGCAGCAAAAGGCTATAATTGGTCATGCACCTCTTATTTCTGAAATGCATTACCTCAAGGAGAATTCATAGCCATGAACCGGATACAAACATTTTTTCTTTCTCTGTTTTTTCTTGTCGTTCCTGCGATATCAGGAGCTGAAGAGAGCATGCCCCTCCATACCCTGCAGGTGCGATTTGATCTCGAAAAGAACAGGCTCCTGGGGCGATCGAGCATAGCCCTTCCGGCAGGCAAGGCCTGGACCGTTCATATTGAAGGGCTGACCATAACATCAGCACTTGTCCAGGGAACATCGGTGGCAATAGAGAAAGATGCACAGATCATCAATCTGAATGCCTCTTCTGCCCCAATAGTTTTGGCCATTGAGTATGAGGCATCGTACGCATCTGTTCAGAAGAGGGGCAGGGAAGACGGCATCGAGACTGCCAATCTGGCAGGCCCGGAGGGGATCGCGCTGATCAACGGCTGGTATCCTGCGATAGAGGGTCTGGCCAGGTTCAGGCTTTCTGCAGAGGTCCCGCAGGGTTTCCAGGCTGTTTCAGAGGCTGACGAGATCATCATGCAGGAGCGTCAAGGGTCGAGGGAGTTCTCCTTTATCTTCGACCATCCGGTTGAGAGCATTAACTTCATTGCGGCGCAGTACGCTCTTAATAAAGAACAACATGGGACAGTTACGGTCCATACCTATTTCTTTCCTGAGGACAGGGAACTGGCTGCGAACTATCTGGAGCAGGCGAAAAAATATATTACCCTGTATGAAGACCTGATCGGCCCATTCCCATTCAAACGATTTTCTGTTGTAGAGAATATCCTTCCGACAGGGTACTCCATGCCGACCTTTACGCTCCTTGGCAGGGATGTTGTCCGTCTCCCATTTATTGCCGAGACTTCGCTGGGGCATGAGATCCTGCACCAGTGGTTTGGCAACGCGGTATATGTTGACACCAAAGGCGGCAACTGGTCTGAAGGGCTGACAACCTATCTTGCCGACTATCAATATGAGGAGATGAAGGGCAAGGGAACTGAGTACCGGAAACAGATACTGGCCAACTATCAAAGCTCAATAACACCTGAAAAGGATCTTGCCCTGAAAGACTTTATCTCACGGACTGACAAGGCCACTGCCTCCCTGGGATATGGCAAGACGGCAATGGTCTTTCATGCACTGAAAGGATCGCTTGGACAGGATCATTTTCGCAGCGCATTAAAGGAGTTCTACGAAAAGAACAGGTTCAGGCCAGCCTCCTGGCAGGATCTGCAGAAGGCCTTTGAGACGGTCTCCGCAAAAAACCTTGACTGGTTCTTTCAGCAATGGGTCGAGGGGAAAGGAGCCCTGGACTTTGACATCAAGGATGTCATGGTGAGGTATGAGGGTTCGAAGGCGCGCATATCGTTTGACATTAAACAGGAGACGGTTCAGAGATTTCAGCTCCCGGTGATGCTGAGAACAGACAGGGGAGAAATTCACAGGACCTTTGATGTGGAAAAAGAAACTGAATCTTTTGAGGTAGAGACAGGGGATATCCCTCATGAACTGGTGATCGATGAACAATACGATCTCTTCAGGAAGCTCACGGACGATGAAATTGTGCCGATCGTCTCCATGCTCCTTGGTGACCAGAGCAGGATATTCGTGCTTCCTCAGGGCAGGGAGAAGGATTATGAGGAAATCGGAGATCTTCTGAAAGAGCAGGGGTATACTGCCAGGAAAGAGGAAGATCTGAAATATGAAGATATAAAGGGGTCGTCGCTGCTTGTCCCTCATGATGCGGCATTCTTAAAGCGGTTATATGCGAACATTGCAATGCCTGAAGGCGACTTTGCACTGGTCATGAAGGAGAATCCGTACAGCCGGACAAGGGTCATTGCGGTTATCACTCCCCTGCCTGCGGCCGAGACCAGGAAGTATCTCAGGCGTATCACCCACTATGGTAAATACAGCACACTGGCCTTCAGGGACGGCCGCAATATCACCAGGACCATCAATGAGAGTGAGCAGGGCATACGGATCTTATTGGCCGATGAAATTACGGCCGTCGAACTGCCGCGCCTGACGACCGCTGCCCAGGTCTTTGAAAAGGCAGGCACAAAGGATATTGTCTATGTCGGCGAACATCACGACCGTTTTGATCATCACCGCCTCCAGTATCAGGTGATCCGGTCGCTGTATAAGAAAAATAACAAACTTGCCATTGGCATGGAGATGTTCCAGAAGCCATTTCAGAAGGCGCTTGATGATTATATCTCGGGAACGATCGATGAAAAGGCTTTTCTGAAAAAGTCCGAGTATTTCAAGCGCTGGGTGTTTGATTATAACCTTTACCGCGAGATCCTGCTCTTTGCACGGGAGAACAGGATCCCGGTCATTGCCCTGAACATCCAGAAAGAGATCGTGACAAAGGTCTCGAAAGACGGGCTTCAGGCATTGAGCAAAGAGGACATGAAAGACGTGCCCGAGGATATGGACCTCGCTGATCTGGAGTATAGGGAAAGGCTCAGGACTGTCTTTGAAAAGCACGCGGGTTCAGAGTCACGAAACTTTGACTTCTTCTATCAGTCGCAGGTGCTCTGGGACGAGTCCATGGCCCACAACCTGAACGACTTCATGATAAAGAACCCCGGGCACCAGGTCGTAGTGCTGGCCGGGTCGGGTCATATGGCCTTTGGATCGGGCATCCCGAAGCGGGCGCACAGGATAAACCGGAAGGACTACTCGGTGATCCTGAACTCGGACGATATTGAAAAAGATATTGCTGACTATATCCTCTATCCCTCTCCGCTGTCCTTTACCGAGTCGCCGAAGCTCGGCGTGATGCTGAAAGAGGAGAACAAGGCTGTCAGCATCAGCGGTTTTTCTGCTGAAAGCATTTCAGAAAAGGCAGGGCTTACGGCAGATGATGTTATCCTTTCGCTCGACAACGAAAAGATCGAAACGGTTCAGGACATAAAGATCCATCTGTTCTACCGGAAGAAAGGCGAAACAGTTGCCGTGAACGTTGCGAGAAAGAGTTTTTTCTTCGGGGTTAAAGAGCTGGCGTTCAAGGTTGTGTTGTAAGAGATCTTCAGCGCGCGGACTGTGATGAGATCCTATCCCATTGACCATATCCTTCCGTCACTTAAAGAAGCGGTGTCCGACAGCAGGGCTGTTGTTCTGCATGCGCCGCCCGGTGCGGGAAAGACCACGAGGGTCCCGTTGGCCCTGCTTGATATCATTACTGCGGAACAGGGCCGTATTATCATGCTTGAGCCCCGCAGGATCTCGGCGGTATCTGCAGCCCGGTGGATGGCCCGTCTTCTTGGGGAGGAGGCTGGCGAAACCGTAGGATACACCATACGGTTTGACAGCCGTGTTTCCGGCAGAACGCGGATAGAGGTTGTGACCGAGGGCATACTTACCCGCCGTCTTCAGACTGACCCGGGCCTTGAGGGTGTTGCCATGATCATCTTCGACGAATTTCATGAGCGGAGCATTCATGCAGACCTTGCTCTTGCCCTCTGCCTTGACATTGGCCAAAGTATAAGGCCTGACCTCAAGCTGCTCGTTATGTCTGCCACGCTTGACTGCGGTCCGATCTCAGCTCTCCTCGGCAATGCGCCGGTGATCTCTTCTCCCGGAAAGGCCTTTGCTGTTGAAGAGCGCTATAGCTCGGACAACAGGAGCATGACACTGAAAGAAAAGGTCGTTGATGCTGTTGTGACGGCAGTCAAAGAAACGACAGGCGACATCCTTGTTTTTTTACCGGGGTCAGGCGAGATACAGCAGTGCAGCGATGCGCTCAGGACCATTATCCAGGGGAAGAACAGGGATCTCTCGATCCATCCCCTGTATGGAGACCTTCCGTTTGAAGAGCAGGAGCGCGCAATACTCCCCTCTGAAAAGCGCAGGATCATATTCGCCACGAACATCGCCGAGACGAGCCTTACGATCGAAGGCGTGAGCGTTGTGATCGACAGCGGACTGACCCGCAGGATGCAGTATGACCCCTCAACCGGCATGAACCGCCTGATCACGGTCAATATTTCACGGGCGTCTGCCGAGCAGAGAAAGGGCAGGGCAGGCAGACTCGGCCCCGGCGTCTGTTATCGTCTGTACAGCAGGCATGCGTTTCAGTCCATGATACCGTTCAGTCCTGCAGAGATCCTGGTATCTGACCTGTCTTCGCTCCTGCTTGAGCTTGCCCTTTGGGGTGTAAAGGAACCTTCTCTGCTGGCATGGCTTGATCCTCCTCCTGCTGCAGCCCTTGACTCAGCCAGGCAGCTGCTGATCATTCTGGGGATATTTGATGAGTCATGCTCGGTCACGCCGGAAGGCA
The sequence above is drawn from the Nitrospirota bacterium genome and encodes:
- the mlaD gene encoding outer membrane lipid asymmetry maintenance protein MlaD; translation: MKKFDLELAVGIFLLIGILSVGYLSVKLGNLDLTGKRGYTLLAEFEKAGGIKPGAVVEIAGVEVGSIKNIRLSNNTALLELTLDDSVKVHDDAIASIKTKGLIGEKFIQITPGGSDKILPTGGKIRDTESAVDIEELISKFVFGKV
- a CDS encoding ATP-binding cassette domain-containing protein, which encodes MIELIGLYKSFKGQNVLKGADLLIPTGKIVTVVGKSGCGKSVLVKHIMGLLRPDAGQVLIDGIDITKLPLAELDRIREKLGVLFQGGALFDSMTVAENVAFPLKEKTSMRKAEIQERVMRALEDVGLGDRGNKFPEELSGGMKKRAALARALITEPSLVIFDEPTTGLDPVITSSIHKLIKTTHDKYGFTAVIISHEVPGIFGIVDKVAVLHNGIIEQAGTPDEIRNSTNPVVKQFITGSLEGPIDIIS
- a CDS encoding ABC transporter permease, which translates into the protein MANLLRMAGRYALSTLREMGRMFLFLLSALKMIFKPPFKFKQLLRQMRFFGNKSMLVILLTGSFTGMVLALQLYYILRKFGSEALLGPGIALSLIRELGPVLSALMVTGRAGSALTAELGMMRISEQIDALTAMALNPIRYLIVPNITAALIVFPLITAIFDVIGIYGGYLVGVKLLGISGGTYFSLMEDYVEMKDVLLGFYKSVSFGLIVSWISCYKGFNSGFGAAGVSKATTEAVVLSSILILIWDYSLGSFLI
- the larB gene encoding nickel pincer cofactor biosynthesis protein LarB; its protein translation is MNNDQIKKIIQAVQKGELAVEEAVRKMQHLPYEDISFARVDHHRHLRQGVPEVIFASGKTEKQVIEIARTMYKKSRSFLITRATEKIYRSLKIKGASFHALSGVISIGGQKKKTGNVLVLTAGTSDIPVAEEAAVTAAFLGSSVTTVYDVGVAGLHRLMDRKEELGKARVIIIVAGMEGALPSVVGGMTDRPIIAVPTSIGYGTSFNGLTALFAMLNSCVPGIAVVNIDNGFGAGCLGHKINTIR
- a CDS encoding cupin domain-containing protein; its protein translation is MEEKAELKSFNKPDEVRDFPKGKVELINIGGATVGRAVFEPGWRWSTSVKPLAKTESCEAPHFQYHVSGVLMIRMDDGSEIECRAGDVSLLPSGHDAWVVGDEEAVVIDFQGMIDYARSK
- the thiS gene encoding sulfur carrier protein ThiS, translating into MKLKINGEDRDNISAQTVQELLEDLKITVGRVAVEVNMVIVRRTEYEQFRLNDGDVVEIVNFVGGG
- a CDS encoding thiazole synthase; its protein translation is MEDTLIIRGIEFKSRLWVGTGKYKDFEETKKAIEASGADVVTVAVRRTNITDRKSENLLDFLDPKKYKILPNTAGCYTVEDALRYSRLAREAGVSDLIKIEVIGDEKTLFPDVIGLLKATEILAKEGFIVFPYTNDDPIMAKRLVDAGAAAVMPLAAPIGSGLGIRNPYNLKIILEQATVPIIVDAGVGTASDVAFAMELGCDAVLLNTAIAGAKDPIAMASAMKYGVIAGRLAYKAGRIPRKLYATASSPFDGML
- the thiE gene encoding thiamine phosphate synthase is translated as MATPDFRLYLITDRKLFGSSDAMLDAIEKALRGGVKAVQLREKDLGIRELLDLAYRMRALTARYGAKLFINDRVDIALAVDADGVHLSRTSIPVQAARKASGERLMIGVSTHGVQEAQQAEADGADLITLGPVYETPSKMQYGMPIGIHLLNEAARNCNIPVFAIGGITIGRIEEVLRQGAFGAALISAVLTAEDIQKTTEEFIRKLS
- the thiC gene encoding phosphomethylpyrimidine synthase ThiC, which codes for MTRLELAKKGTITDEVKLVAASEGLTAEQLSADIASGVSVIPINRNHAITPIGIGRMMRTKINANIGTSKDRISIEEEMEKLAVLVKYGADAVMDLSTGGPIKELRQMMLKRSPVAVGTVPIYETIVRTVAQKGSIAKMTADDLFAVIEEHAADGVDFVTAHAGLTMKAIERLKNEGRILDVVSRGGSFLVEWIIYNEKENPLYEQYDRLCDIAYKYDMTLSLGDGMRPGCLADATDRTQLEELLTLGELRDRAVERNVQVIIEGPGHVPLNQVELNVKIEKEICKGAPFYVLGPLVTDIGMGYDHITAAIGGAVAGAAGADFLCYVTPSEHIRLPTIEDVKEGVIVSKLAAHAADIAKGIKGAMDADMKMARARKALDWNGQIACSLNPDKVREWRAEVPPTETEVCSMCGEFCAIRTVERALHKKS
- a CDS encoding nucleoside monophosphate kinase, with the protein product MKAVAAILLIGPTGSGKTPLGSCIDQLGITGRKCHHFDFGHELRSIANAENLPEGFTETEHQFLKDVLVKGLLLEDRHFPLAKKIVRDFLAKRCFKETDMLILNGLPRHIGQARDMEELVNVTSLLVLECADDDVSERISRNTGGDRTDRIDDADEMIRRKLETFHSRTSPLIAYYAEQGIRFITIPVHASSTAESVYSRFISLLAR